TAGCTACGCAATTCGTATGCCCAAAAACCGAGCGAATAACAGCGTCTGCGATGCATCGACCACCGCGCCCTTAATATCCTCTGCGTACAACTGGATTCCATCCACTACTGACCCTCGAAGATGCTCGTCGACAAGCTAGCTTTTACTCATCTCGACGTTCCGAAGATTACATCTGCGAAATCGAGCTCCGAGAGATCCGTTCCGTAGAAATCCGCGTCCTCGAAGTGGCAGGAATTGAGAGATTCTTGTCGACGAAAACGAGGCCCACTCGCTGAAAAGTCTCTCCTCTACTCGTACCTGAGCGCCTCAATCGGATCCAAAGCAGCTGCCTTCATCGCCGGAATCATCCCACTGATCGTTCCCACGATGATGAGAATTATCGTCGCCACCAAAACTGTGTTTGGAGAAATCAGCAGATGGATATCTCCAGCTTCCGCATTCGATGCAAGCGCACTATAGAACGTAATCCGCCCTACACTCTTTGCGACCGCATATGCCAGCGCAATGCCACCCACCCCGCCGACACCCGAAATCACGAGTGCTTCAGCCAGAAACTGCATCAGAATGTGTCGCTTCCTTGCTCCCAGTGCTTTCTCCACACCGATCTCTCGCGTTCTCTGCTGTACACTCACCAGCATGATGTTCATCAGACCTATTCCCGCGATTCCCAGTGTGAGCGCGCCGATAAAGGAAAGCAGCACCTGCAACCCCAGCGAAATAATTCGAAACTGCGTCAACTGCTCCATGATGTTCGCCACAAACACAGCGCGCCGGTCGCTCGGCCTGTAGCCATGTGCTATCGCAAGTGTCTTGCGCAGCGCCTCCTCAACCATCTTGGGGTCGCCCTTGTAGTCCAGCCAGATGCCGTCGAGATATTTGGTGTCCTTGATATCGCTCATCGTCGTCAGCGGCACGTTCACCTGACGGTTAATGTCGCTGTCATCGCCCTCCTGCATCTTCGGCGTCATCACCCCAACCACTTCAAAGCTCACACCATTTAGCCGGATCTTCTCGCCAATCGGGTATAGCCCCGAAAATAACTTTGTCTTAGCCTCCGAGCCGATTACCGTAACGTGCGCCCTTTGCTGCACATCGGCTTCAGTGATTGGACGCCCCGCGGCTAGATCGAGCCTCTGAATCGACTGCAGCTCCGGCGTAATTCCGGTCACATCCCAGCTAAAGCTATGCAAATCGTTCTGCACAGGCACGGTTTTATCCACCGTTGGGGCGACGCGCATCACCCCCGGCACCGTCTCCTGAATTCTCTCCACATCCTCCTGCGTGAGCCGAACCTGCACTCCCGCTTTCGAGCCGCCCGCCTGCTCGCTGGTCCGTCCTGGAAACACACCGATCATGTTCGTGCCAAACTGAGCAAAGATATTCTCGAACGCCTGCCCAAACCCGGCACCGTAAGCCAGCAGCAACACCACCGTTGCGATGCCCCACGCCATGCCCACAATCGTGATCGTCGTCCGTCGACGATTGTGTTTCATCGCCTCTATAGCCTGCCCCAGAATGTCACTCAGCATGGTCTTATTCCTTTCGCAGTGCTTCAACAGGAGCGAGCATTGCTGCCTGTCTCGCCGGATACAGTCCAGCCACGATGCCGCACAAGGTCAACGTCCCCATCGCCATCGCAGCCGACCAAGGCACCAATCGCGGCGGATCGAACCCCATATCATTATTTCCGACCACCGAACCGAGCGCCGCCATCAGAGCCGCGGCACCGATAATTCCAATCAGCCCACTCAGCGCCGTCAGCGTCAACCCCTCAAGAAAAAACTGGAAGAGAATGCTTCTATTCGTCGCGCCTAACGCCTTCCGCAGGCCAATCTCCTTCGTCCGCTCCGTCACCGTCACCAGCATGATGTTGATAATTCCCACAGCTCCCAACGCAAGCGTCACGATGCCGACCCCACCCAGAAACACATCCATCGCGGTAAAGATCAACCCTACCATGCGGTTCGATTTGATTGTGTCCCACTCCTCGAAACCCTCTTTGCGAGCAGGATCGAAGCCATGTCGCGTCGCGATGATCTTGTGGACCTCAGACTTTGCCGTTTCGTTCAACTCTTCTGTCAGTGGCTGGTATTGAATTTGAGAGATCGAGTCTTGCGGGATATTGTCTCCAGTAATCGGAAAGAACTCCTGCATCGTGGTCAGCGGAATGTAGATTCTCTGATTGGGCCCATCGTTGTTGCCGCGCCCTACTTTCTTTGCTACTCCGATCACTTGAAACCGATAGCCATTCAGTGTGATCACGGCGCCCAACGGAGGACGTCCCGGAAACAGGAGCCCAACCATTCTCTGTCCCAGCACAACTACCTGGCGTCGCTCAGTCAGATCCTGCTGATTCAAAAATCGTCCCTGCGCGATGGGCAGATTCGCGATCTGCGGATAGTTCAGTTCAACCCCCAACACCTGTCCGCCCGCACTCGAAAAATCACTTACCTGCTTCAGATCGCTGCGATTGATGATCGAGGTCACATTCCGAACGTCCGGGGCCTGTGCGCGAATCGCCGCCGCATCGCTCATCGTCAGCTTGTACGGCCGCATCCCCACATGCTGCTCCGGCAGCACCGGAATTGTTCCACCCCACATCATGATTACATCAGTGCCAAGCTCGGCGAGCCCTCTGCGCTGCCCCGAGCGAAATCCCTCACCCAGCCCAATCAGCAGCAACAGTGAGGCCACCCCCCAGGCAATGCCGAACATCGTCAGAAACGACCGCAGCTTGTTGGCACCAATCGACCGGAATACCTGAGCGAAGATATTGATTAGAGCGCGCATAGCGTTGGTTGGACGAAAACTCCCCGTAGTTGTCTACGCAGAGTTGCGCAAGCCAGTTCCCTTTCAGCAATGAATTAACATTGGCAATCTTCGCTCACACAGAAAGGGTTAACTGCAACAGAAGAGCAACCTACAGCGCTGCCGGAAGGACATTCTTAATCAGTGCAGGCTCGTCGGGATCCGCCTCCGCCTGTACCGCAAGTCCAAGCGTACAGAGAAACCGACGGACAGTCTCTACAATTGGCTTCAGCGCAGCCGCCGGATACAACACGCGTACCGCCGGAGCTACTACCGCATCACCTCGAACAAGATTGCCCCGCACTGCAACGCACCGTTCTGGCCTATAAACACAGGACGCCAGATCTGTAATACTCAGCGCATAGCTCGGCGTACACAAAATCGTCTTCGGCGGAGCCATCCGGTCGATCATGCTGAAGATCTCAAGCTTCGA
This Tunturibacter gelidoferens DNA region includes the following protein-coding sequences:
- a CDS encoding ABC transporter permease; translated protein: MLSDILGQAIEAMKHNRRRTTITIVGMAWGIATVVLLLAYGAGFGQAFENIFAQFGTNMIGVFPGRTSEQAGGSKAGVQVRLTQEDVERIQETVPGVMRVAPTVDKTVPVQNDLHSFSWDVTGITPELQSIQRLDLAAGRPITEADVQQRAHVTVIGSEAKTKLFSGLYPIGEKIRLNGVSFEVVGVMTPKMQEGDDSDINRQVNVPLTTMSDIKDTKYLDGIWLDYKGDPKMVEEALRKTLAIAHGYRPSDRRAVFVANIMEQLTQFRIISLGLQVLLSFIGALTLGIAGIGLMNIMLVSVQQRTREIGVEKALGARKRHILMQFLAEALVISGVGGVGGIALAYAVAKSVGRITFYSALASNAEAGDIHLLISPNTVLVATIILIIVGTISGMIPAMKAAALDPIEALRYE
- a CDS encoding ABC transporter permease yields the protein MRALINIFAQVFRSIGANKLRSFLTMFGIAWGVASLLLLIGLGEGFRSGQRRGLAELGTDVIMMWGGTIPVLPEQHVGMRPYKLTMSDAAAIRAQAPDVRNVTSIINRSDLKQVSDFSSAGGQVLGVELNYPQIANLPIAQGRFLNQQDLTERRQVVVLGQRMVGLLFPGRPPLGAVITLNGYRFQVIGVAKKVGRGNNDGPNQRIYIPLTTMQEFFPITGDNIPQDSISQIQYQPLTEELNETAKSEVHKIIATRHGFDPARKEGFEEWDTIKSNRMVGLIFTAMDVFLGGVGIVTLALGAVGIINIMLVTVTERTKEIGLRKALGATNRSILFQFFLEGLTLTALSGLIGIIGAAALMAALGSVVGNNDMGFDPPRLVPWSAAMAMGTLTLCGIVAGLYPARQAAMLAPVEALRKE
- a CDS encoding 3-hydroxyacyl-CoA dehydrogenase NAD-binding domain-containing protein, yielding MMKEAADQPPLEIRMVAIIGAGVAGRSFALACSAAGFDVVLEDVMPANLWRAEAAYADLSKRVVAGSLELASTVEDAVRTADIAVDFVPDELESKLEIFSMIDRMAPPKTILCTPSYALSITDLASCVYRPERCVAVRGNLVRGDAVVAPAVRVLYPAAALKPIVETVRRFLCTLGLAVQAEADPDEPALIKNVLPAAL